A window from Candidatus Nitrospira neomarina encodes these proteins:
- a CDS encoding fatty acyl-AMP ligase codes for MNATPTHHQLRLKHGNFSTLSEALDYAAAGETGCNFYSGRGKLTHVLTYADLKQQAQNLARRLNGLELTRGARVALIADTTPDFIRFFFACQYAGLIPVPLPISLHLGGHQAYVTQLRRLLDSCQASIAMAPEGFLPFLEEAATGLNLVLIGGPETFASLEEIQGPLSPLEPQELAYIQYTSGSTRWPRGVEVTQAAVMTNLSGIIQHGLQVQPGDRCVSWLPFYHDMGLVGFVLGPIASQLSVDYLSTRDFAMRPRQWLDLMTKSRATISFSPSFGYELCVRRLGEDFNEHYDLSSWRIAGAGAETIRADSLSRFAKTLKTSGFKPEAFLACYGMAECSLAISFAPLNKGLEVDRVDANQLSNNRLAMPFVPFSNDEEQARCSKFVNCGVPLPGYEVEIRNMTGEVVKERESGIIFVRGASTMTGYFNDPILTQDVLSTDGWLNTGDIGYWVENSLVIIGRSKDMIIINGRNIWPQDLEFMAEQQEEVRPGDSSAFSVSTPDGHEIAIMVVQCREMDNKKREDLVQRLRSLVHKELSIPCYIELIPPRTLPRTSSGKLSRSRAKADFLTRIQWEEVTTHLSTTARSA; via the coding sequence CGCAAAATCTTGCTAGAAGATTGAACGGATTGGAATTAACACGCGGGGCTCGGGTCGCTTTAATTGCTGATACCACCCCAGATTTCATTCGATTCTTTTTTGCCTGTCAGTATGCGGGACTGATTCCAGTTCCACTCCCGATTTCATTACACTTAGGGGGGCATCAGGCATACGTCACCCAACTTAGACGGCTCCTCGATAGCTGCCAAGCCTCTATCGCCATGGCACCTGAAGGCTTCTTGCCATTTTTGGAGGAAGCAGCAACCGGTTTAAACCTGGTACTCATTGGAGGCCCGGAAACGTTTGCTTCGCTAGAAGAAATACAAGGTCCCCTCAGCCCACTTGAGCCTCAAGAATTAGCCTATATTCAATACACTTCCGGCAGCACCCGCTGGCCTAGGGGTGTCGAGGTCACTCAAGCGGCCGTCATGACCAATCTCTCCGGAATCATTCAGCATGGCTTACAAGTTCAACCTGGTGATCGTTGCGTCTCCTGGCTTCCCTTTTACCATGATATGGGACTGGTCGGATTCGTTCTTGGTCCAATCGCTTCCCAGCTTTCTGTTGATTATCTGAGCACACGCGATTTTGCCATGCGACCGCGTCAGTGGCTGGATTTAATGACGAAGAGTCGGGCGACAATTTCATTCAGCCCCTCTTTTGGATACGAGCTCTGCGTGCGAAGACTGGGCGAAGACTTTAATGAGCACTATGATCTCAGCTCTTGGCGAATTGCCGGTGCCGGAGCAGAAACCATTCGTGCCGATAGTCTCTCACGTTTTGCCAAAACTCTGAAGACCAGCGGGTTTAAACCTGAAGCATTTCTGGCCTGCTATGGGATGGCTGAATGCTCTTTGGCAATTAGCTTTGCTCCCTTGAACAAAGGCCTCGAGGTCGACAGAGTTGACGCAAATCAGCTTTCCAATAACAGGCTAGCCATGCCCTTCGTTCCATTCTCAAATGATGAGGAGCAGGCTCGATGCAGCAAATTTGTAAATTGCGGAGTTCCTCTCCCCGGATATGAAGTCGAAATTCGAAATATGACGGGAGAGGTCGTTAAAGAACGAGAAAGTGGAATTATTTTTGTTCGTGGGGCAAGCACCATGACGGGATACTTCAATGACCCCATCTTGACACAGGATGTTCTTTCCACTGATGGCTGGCTCAATACGGGCGACATCGGCTATTGGGTCGAAAACAGCCTCGTCATTATTGGTCGTTCCAAAGATATGATTATCATAAATGGACGAAATATCTGGCCTCAGGACCTCGAATTCATGGCAGAGCAACAGGAGGAAGTCCGACCAGGTGATTCATCCGCTTTTTCCGTTTCCACACCAGACGGTCATGAGATCGCGATCATGGTGGTTCAATGTCGCGAAATGGATAACAAAAAACGAGAAGACCTGGTTCAGCGCCTACGATCCTTAGTGCACAAAGAGTTGTCTATTCCATGCTACATTGAACTCATCCCACCAAGAACGCTTCCGCGGACGTCATCTGGAAAACTATCTCGATCTCGTGCCAAAGCGGACTTCCTCACCCGCATTCAGTGGGAAGAGGTAACTACACACTTGTCTACTACCGCTAGGTCTGCCTAA
- a CDS encoding NAD-dependent epimerase/dehydratase family protein, producing MHTTVALTGASGFIGGVIAQHLRNGGWHVRGLARSPRQAQQLEDLGITPVQGQLEDPGSLVPLVKDSVGVIHCAGAIRGVSREDFFPTNVMGVSNLIHACLAQPSLPRFVLLSSLAAREPSLSPYAWSKYEGESVLIREAGLLEWSIFRPPAVYGPKDRALLPLFTLLRKGIGIQLGPSQAKFSLIHVEDLANAILHWLKNGDPPFQTFEIDDGFPGGYTWEDIFRLSNPRLRLCMRIPPSLLQIGGKINEISSRVFGYTPLFTRGKVAELLHPNWVCNSSHATQTLGWTPQISLKEGLRRLFTSDRLMPFHRN from the coding sequence ATGCACACTACCGTTGCCCTAACCGGGGCTTCCGGTTTCATTGGGGGAGTCATCGCACAACATTTAAGGAATGGCGGATGGCATGTGCGTGGACTCGCGCGCTCCCCCCGCCAGGCACAACAGCTCGAGGACCTGGGAATCACACCGGTCCAAGGCCAATTGGAAGATCCTGGCAGCCTGGTACCCCTCGTCAAAGACTCGGTTGGTGTCATTCACTGCGCAGGAGCGATTCGCGGTGTGAGTCGAGAAGACTTCTTTCCGACCAACGTAATGGGAGTCTCTAACCTAATTCACGCCTGCCTTGCACAGCCTTCTCTTCCACGGTTTGTTCTTCTCTCATCTCTCGCCGCTCGGGAGCCATCACTCTCACCATATGCATGGAGTAAGTATGAAGGTGAATCTGTTTTAATCCGTGAGGCGGGTTTACTAGAGTGGAGTATTTTTCGTCCACCTGCCGTCTATGGACCTAAGGACCGTGCGCTACTCCCTCTCTTTACCTTGTTACGCAAAGGGATTGGGATTCAACTCGGGCCCTCCCAAGCCAAATTCTCCTTAATTCATGTCGAGGATCTCGCCAACGCTATTCTTCATTGGCTCAAAAACGGAGATCCACCCTTTCAGACCTTTGAGATTGATGATGGCTTCCCTGGGGGATATACCTGGGAGGATATTTTTCGTCTTTCCAACCCTCGCCTCCGACTATGCATGCGTATTCCACCAAGCCTGTTACAAATAGGAGGGAAAATTAATGAAATAAGTTCCCGCGTCTTTGGGTATACTCCCCTTTTCACTCGCGGGAAGGTTGCTGAACTCCTCCACCCAAATTGGGTCTGCAATAGTTCTCACGCGACGCAGACCCTTGGCTGGACGCCACAAATCAGCCTCAAAGAAGGCTTGCGTCGGTTGTTCACATCGGATAGGCTCATGCCATTCCATAGGAATTAG
- a CDS encoding acyl carrier protein translates to MQSYSDILPQLFDTLKPFTKQGFRLKESTELVAELGLDSLQVMQVLLKIEDHFDISIPLNNLPNIRTVKDLGEEIEKLLKG, encoded by the coding sequence ATGCAGAGTTACTCCGACATCCTTCCCCAACTGTTCGACACTCTCAAGCCTTTTACCAAACAGGGCTTTCGATTAAAAGAATCAACCGAGCTAGTCGCAGAACTGGGATTGGATTCCTTACAAGTCATGCAAGTCCTTTTAAAAATCGAAGATCACTTTGATATTTCCATCCCTCTGAACAATCTTCCCAATATCCGAACAGTCAAGGACCTTGGTGAAGAGATTGAGAAGTTGCTGAAAGGGTAA
- the spt gene encoding serine palmitoyltransferase, which produces MSLFDKFLPIQEARNELLKSGVNPFHVTVEKIISPTEAIINGRKTILVGTNNYLGLTFHPDSILAGQQALAQEGTGTTGSRMANGSFASHKALEVAIAEFYGAPYAIVFSTGYQANLGVLSALAGPGDTILIDGDSHASIYDGCRLGGAEVIRFKHNDVADLEKRLRRLGDRSYRTLIVVEGIYSMLGDRAPLAEIVEVKKKYGATLIVDEAHSLGVLGQHGRGLAEETGVEQDVDCIVGTFSKSLGSTGGFGVSFHPEFELIRYTSRPYIFTASPCPSVVASTRATICIIQTHPELRQHLWDNSRNLYEGLTKSGYRLGAEVGPIIAAMVPNKELALAMWQQLLENGIYVNLMIPPATPNGECLLRCSVSAAHTHTQIEKIISAFDELSHGTQTHISPAHSQPDATFN; this is translated from the coding sequence ATGTCACTATTTGACAAATTTCTTCCCATTCAAGAAGCCAGAAACGAGTTACTCAAAAGTGGGGTCAACCCCTTTCACGTCACCGTCGAAAAGATCATTTCTCCGACAGAAGCCATCATCAATGGTCGCAAGACCATCCTGGTTGGCACCAATAATTACTTAGGATTGACCTTTCATCCCGACTCTATTCTAGCCGGCCAACAGGCGCTTGCCCAAGAAGGAACAGGCACCACCGGATCGAGGATGGCAAATGGATCTTTTGCGAGCCACAAGGCGCTGGAAGTCGCCATCGCGGAATTCTATGGTGCGCCCTATGCGATTGTCTTTTCCACAGGCTACCAGGCCAATCTTGGAGTGCTTTCTGCTCTTGCAGGCCCAGGGGACACAATTTTGATAGATGGGGACTCCCATGCCAGTATTTATGATGGATGCCGACTGGGAGGCGCAGAGGTTATCCGGTTTAAGCATAACGACGTGGCAGATTTGGAGAAACGGCTCCGCCGATTGGGGGACCGAAGTTATCGGACCTTAATTGTCGTTGAGGGCATTTATAGCATGCTGGGAGATCGAGCTCCGTTGGCTGAAATCGTCGAAGTGAAGAAAAAATATGGGGCCACCCTGATCGTCGATGAAGCGCATTCGTTGGGGGTACTCGGACAACATGGCCGTGGGTTAGCCGAAGAAACAGGAGTCGAACAGGACGTCGATTGTATTGTCGGAACATTCAGCAAAAGCCTGGGCTCGACGGGGGGGTTCGGCGTAAGCTTCCATCCCGAATTCGAATTAATCCGATACACCAGTCGGCCCTATATTTTCACCGCTTCCCCATGCCCTTCAGTTGTTGCTTCGACACGAGCAACCATTTGCATCATCCAGACTCACCCTGAACTCCGTCAGCATCTGTGGGACAATTCACGGAATTTGTATGAGGGGTTAACGAAGAGTGGGTATAGGCTTGGGGCGGAGGTAGGACCGATTATTGCCGCAATGGTCCCCAATAAAGAATTGGCTCTGGCCATGTGGCAACAACTCTTGGAAAATGGAATTTATGTCAACCTCATGATTCCTCCTGCCACTCCAAATGGCGAATGCCTCTTGCGATGCAGTGTGAGTGCCGCTCATACACACACACAAATTGAAAAAATTATTTCGGCATTTGATGAATTGTCTCATGGAACGCAAACCCACATCAGCCCTGCTCACTCACAACCAGATGCAACCTTCAATTAA
- a CDS encoding ELM1/GtrOC1 family putative glycosyltransferase, with product MEVREGIASSGKTPVRIFVGSESAQGRAERILIWSIEQVRDPARVYEIYLMKELKGFDRRKWLTGFTNYRFAIPAFAGQSGRAIYNDVDQIYLSDPGTLFDHDLNDHGFLSIARNDTSVMVMDCQKMAAIWSLDAAKFEKKNALVQRALEVPDLWGPLEPEWNARDEEYRAGQSKVLHYTALHTQPWQPFPQEFVYQKSLEGDVWFNLEHSANQRGFHLFSRKHPSSLFTEFAKQTRDLRNISPTKLSPFQDVETIHELQEGMRTLQAKSLLYCHFGQLFENVPEHLLATDLSTLTMTSMDLCQEDSGPLPSRQFDLVLSSGGLHLVPDEDIPWVMEEMFNRAHGMVYMAIEITNPDQSYGAQTPHTCLKQNITRWMSHLESISARYPAIHWKLVFHTKTPKGIPERFIRCGGHWIGSPPRTWILADGKVGHTTQSEVLAKSLGWPYEIKQLRFYGWHKIQKLVWGLFPPNLIGVDRVHSSPLCPPWPDLVISTGWRPAPIARWIREQSQGKTRIIQLGRKGGCSADLFDVVITPSYYGFPPHPHRIETVAPLNELTQDSLDRVKQRWPNIFANAPHPRIVFVVGGATARFKFTPDMARTIGGQLKQLAQKCHGKIYAVTSPRTGKDLIHALESTLLPDHFVHKWEPNQPDNPYFAYLAGADVIIVTGESESMLAEAASLGKPVYIVPLPENSPTWKVRLSEKIIQRAQSQPLNKRGTARPQQGLERLCARLIRAGLVQPRRNLTMLHDSLIKNGIARPFGEPITNGTRPQLKETETVARKVKATLGIFDHR from the coding sequence TTGGAGGTCAGAGAAGGCATAGCTTCCTCTGGAAAAACTCCCGTTCGAATTTTCGTTGGAAGCGAATCGGCCCAGGGCCGAGCCGAACGCATACTCATCTGGTCGATTGAACAGGTTCGGGATCCGGCTCGAGTATACGAAATTTATCTCATGAAGGAATTAAAGGGATTTGACCGACGCAAATGGCTCACGGGGTTTACCAATTATCGTTTTGCGATCCCGGCATTTGCGGGCCAGTCAGGGCGAGCGATTTACAACGATGTCGATCAAATCTACCTGTCGGATCCTGGAACATTATTCGACCACGATTTGAACGATCATGGCTTTCTTTCCATTGCACGGAATGATACTTCAGTGATGGTCATGGATTGCCAAAAAATGGCCGCCATCTGGTCACTTGATGCGGCAAAATTCGAGAAAAAAAACGCGCTGGTGCAGCGCGCCTTGGAAGTGCCCGACCTTTGGGGTCCATTGGAACCCGAATGGAATGCCCGTGATGAAGAATATCGGGCAGGACAATCTAAAGTCCTCCATTATACGGCTCTTCATACGCAACCTTGGCAGCCCTTTCCTCAGGAATTTGTGTACCAAAAAAGTCTGGAGGGCGATGTTTGGTTTAATTTGGAGCACAGTGCGAATCAAAGGGGATTTCATCTATTTTCTCGAAAACATCCCTCCTCCCTATTTACAGAATTTGCTAAACAGACGAGAGACCTCCGGAATATTTCCCCGACGAAACTATCTCCTTTCCAGGATGTCGAGACCATACACGAACTTCAAGAAGGGATGCGCACCCTCCAGGCCAAGTCGCTTCTGTATTGTCATTTTGGGCAACTGTTCGAAAATGTTCCCGAACACCTTCTGGCGACAGACCTTTCCACATTAACCATGACCTCAATGGATCTTTGCCAGGAAGACTCCGGCCCTCTGCCTTCCCGACAATTCGACCTGGTCCTGTCATCCGGAGGGCTTCATCTCGTCCCAGATGAAGATATCCCCTGGGTTATGGAAGAAATGTTTAACCGTGCACATGGCATGGTCTATATGGCGATAGAAATCACCAACCCCGACCAATCCTATGGTGCCCAAACTCCTCATACCTGTTTGAAACAAAATATTACCCGGTGGATGAGTCACCTTGAATCAATTAGCGCCCGCTATCCGGCTATTCACTGGAAGCTTGTGTTCCACACAAAAACACCTAAGGGAATTCCGGAGAGATTTATCCGTTGTGGAGGCCATTGGATCGGGTCTCCCCCACGAACCTGGATACTCGCAGACGGCAAAGTTGGACATACCACTCAATCAGAAGTACTCGCGAAGTCGTTGGGGTGGCCTTATGAAATTAAACAGTTGCGATTCTATGGATGGCATAAAATTCAAAAACTCGTGTGGGGATTATTCCCTCCAAACTTGATAGGCGTAGATAGAGTTCACTCTTCCCCTCTCTGCCCCCCATGGCCAGACCTCGTGATTTCTACCGGATGGCGACCGGCACCAATTGCCAGATGGATTCGTGAACAAAGCCAGGGGAAAACACGCATCATTCAATTGGGGCGAAAAGGAGGGTGTTCGGCTGACTTATTTGATGTAGTCATTACTCCGTCCTATTACGGCTTCCCTCCACATCCACACCGCATCGAGACGGTGGCCCCCTTGAACGAATTAACTCAGGACAGTTTGGATAGGGTGAAGCAGCGATGGCCAAATATTTTCGCTAACGCTCCACATCCTCGCATTGTCTTCGTCGTGGGAGGTGCCACCGCACGGTTCAAATTTACTCCCGATATGGCTCGCACGATTGGTGGCCAACTCAAACAGCTTGCGCAAAAATGCCATGGGAAAATTTATGCCGTCACCTCTCCTAGAACGGGCAAAGACCTGATTCACGCTCTTGAGTCAACATTGCTCCCTGATCATTTTGTGCATAAGTGGGAGCCAAACCAGCCTGACAATCCTTATTTCGCCTATTTGGCTGGTGCCGATGTCATTATCGTCACAGGAGAAAGCGAATCCATGTTGGCTGAGGCGGCCTCTCTAGGCAAACCGGTTTATATTGTTCCACTTCCGGAAAATTCCCCAACATGGAAAGTACGGCTCAGTGAGAAGATTATTCAACGAGCCCAATCCCAGCCCTTGAATAAACGGGGGACCGCTCGTCCACAGCAGGGTTTGGAAAGGCTTTGCGCTCGGTTGATACGTGCGGGTTTGGTGCAACCACGACGAAACCTCACCATGCTGCATGACTCCCTTATCAAGAATGGGATAGCCCGGCCGTTCGGAGAACCCATTACAAACGGAACACGCCCACAATTAAAGGAAACGGAAACGGTCGCCCGAAAAGTCAAAGCCACTCTTGGAATCTTTGATCACCGATAA
- a CDS encoding surface carbohydrate biosynthesis protein produces the protein MTKPRRRLTIPVEVFNREFDAKVLLSCFAAERGFTVIIGEKHEIQLNLAALPKSIYLPTNLHNRNAIVFSLLAQLGHSLVGTDEEAIVYCSPEVYVKEKLGSTEFSRPNLFLAWGPENARIWKSQPTYNGMPLHITGNSRVDLLRPEMRQYWTPQVETIHKKFGKIILINTNFGKLNHFRPNKGAEKEALERAAVSPSDVDEFDLGMARHRLALFQYFQEMVGQMAAAFPGHTILIRPHPSENHETWRQAANGYTNVQVHIEGHVIPWLLAADAIIHNSCTTGLEGYVLKRPVFSYQPIISDRFDKQLPNAVSRQATSSRELIELIKTTFLGDQSPQENGSEAKTRLIEQYLSALQGPFASENIVSTLETFDATYSSPTPNWGTVFAAKSQAFGRKLRRRFNAQFRMGDQNRSQRYNYLNHIFPDITLAHIEERIERLQHALGRFHHTQVRPLHDNIFEIFRN, from the coding sequence ATGACAAAACCGCGACGCCGTCTGACCATTCCCGTTGAAGTCTTTAATAGGGAATTTGACGCCAAAGTTTTGCTTTCCTGCTTCGCCGCAGAGCGTGGATTTACCGTCATTATTGGGGAAAAACACGAAATTCAACTCAATCTGGCCGCGTTACCCAAATCCATCTACCTGCCCACCAATCTTCATAACCGGAATGCCATCGTTTTCTCTCTTCTGGCGCAATTGGGGCACTCATTGGTAGGAACGGACGAGGAAGCCATTGTGTATTGTTCGCCAGAAGTGTATGTGAAAGAAAAATTGGGCTCGACAGAATTTTCCCGGCCAAACCTCTTTTTAGCATGGGGACCGGAAAATGCCAGAATCTGGAAATCACAGCCCACATACAATGGAATGCCTCTGCATATAACCGGAAATTCCCGGGTAGACTTACTACGGCCGGAAATGCGCCAATATTGGACACCGCAAGTCGAAACAATCCATAAAAAATTTGGGAAGATCATCCTGATTAATACCAATTTTGGTAAATTGAACCACTTTAGGCCCAACAAGGGTGCTGAAAAGGAGGCGCTCGAACGAGCGGCAGTTTCACCATCGGACGTGGACGAATTTGATCTGGGAATGGCCAGGCACCGTCTGGCGCTATTCCAGTATTTTCAGGAAATGGTCGGCCAAATGGCCGCAGCCTTTCCCGGTCATACCATCTTGATCCGTCCTCATCCCTCTGAAAACCACGAGACATGGAGGCAGGCCGCCAACGGATATACAAACGTCCAGGTGCATATAGAGGGACATGTCATTCCCTGGCTATTGGCGGCCGATGCCATCATTCATAATAGTTGCACCACCGGCTTGGAAGGGTATGTCCTGAAACGTCCCGTTTTTTCCTATCAGCCGATCATTTCCGACCGTTTTGACAAACAACTCCCGAATGCCGTGAGCCGCCAAGCAACATCCTCCCGGGAATTAATTGAACTTATCAAAACAACCTTTTTAGGTGATCAGTCTCCACAGGAAAATGGCTCTGAAGCCAAAACACGGTTAATTGAACAATATCTTTCGGCCCTCCAAGGGCCGTTTGCCTCAGAAAACATCGTGAGTACTTTAGAAACATTCGACGCCACCTATTCATCCCCAACCCCAAATTGGGGAACGGTATTCGCCGCAAAATCTCAGGCCTTCGGCAGAAAATTACGACGCCGATTCAATGCCCAATTTCGCATGGGGGATCAAAACCGATCACAACGCTACAATTATCTGAATCATATTTTCCCTGATATCACCCTGGCGCATATCGAAGAACGCATTGAGCGCTTGCAACACGCGTTAGGAAGATTTCACCACACACAAGTCAGGCCCTTGCACGACAATATTTTTGAAATATTTCGCAACTAA
- a CDS encoding Gfo/Idh/MocA family protein gives MYNVKIFGAGSIGNHLAHASRSLGWNVTICDVDQAALDRTKQTIYPTRYGKWDEAIKLSLVKDAPRGGFDLVVIGTPPDSHLSLALGALAEKPKAILVEKPLCPPNLEQAQTLHKMVIESGTFAFVGYDHVVGKAAQETLQAGRQLSTIETIDVEFREHWGGIFAAHPWLQGPQDSYLGFWKRGGGASGEHSHAINLWQFLSGGLGKGRIIEVSATLDYVQTDMVEYDKLCLLSLRTEAGLLGRVVQDVITSPSRKWARIQGNDGFAELTIGHQPGVDRVDWKTGGDDTQFRTIQKTRPDDFIWELQHIEDVMTGKTKDSVLSLERGLETMLVVAASHLSSAKKRTVRIDYRKGYTPEALELL, from the coding sequence ATGTATAACGTAAAAATTTTTGGAGCCGGGTCTATCGGCAACCATTTGGCTCATGCATCCCGTTCCCTGGGCTGGAACGTCACGATATGCGATGTGGACCAAGCGGCGTTGGATCGAACCAAGCAGACCATTTATCCGACTCGTTATGGAAAATGGGACGAGGCCATCAAGCTTTCCCTGGTCAAAGACGCCCCGAGAGGAGGATTTGATCTCGTGGTGATTGGAACTCCTCCAGACTCCCACCTCTCCCTGGCACTCGGGGCTCTTGCGGAAAAACCCAAAGCCATTCTTGTGGAAAAACCTCTCTGCCCCCCGAACTTGGAACAGGCCCAAACATTACACAAGATGGTGATCGAGTCTGGCACATTCGCTTTTGTGGGATATGACCACGTCGTGGGAAAGGCCGCGCAGGAAACACTCCAAGCCGGTCGCCAATTATCCACCATTGAAACCATCGACGTGGAATTTCGTGAACATTGGGGCGGCATCTTCGCAGCTCATCCATGGTTACAGGGTCCCCAGGACAGTTATTTGGGATTTTGGAAACGGGGTGGAGGTGCCAGCGGGGAACATTCCCACGCGATCAACCTATGGCAATTTTTGAGTGGGGGGCTGGGGAAAGGCCGCATCATCGAAGTATCCGCGACACTGGATTATGTCCAGACAGATATGGTGGAGTACGATAAACTCTGCCTGCTTAGCCTGAGGACTGAAGCGGGGTTACTCGGAAGGGTGGTGCAGGACGTCATTACCTCCCCTTCCAGGAAGTGGGCAAGGATTCAAGGAAATGACGGTTTCGCAGAGCTCACCATTGGACACCAACCAGGGGTCGACAGAGTGGATTGGAAAACCGGTGGCGATGACACCCAATTCCGGACCATTCAAAAAACGCGACCGGATGATTTTATCTGGGAATTACAGCACATCGAGGACGTAATGACAGGCAAGACCAAAGATTCCGTCCTCTCACTGGAGCGAGGCCTGGAAACCATGCTGGTGGTCGCCGCCTCGCATCTCTCGTCAGCCAAGAAACGCACTGTGCGCATCGATTACCGGAAAGGCTATACACCAGAGGCACTAGAATTGCTGTAG
- a CDS encoding D-lyxose/D-mannose family sugar isomerase yields the protein MIDQDFNFHDLFILDLANNHQGSVEHGLGIIQSTAEVIKRHQVRAAIKFQFRQLDTFIHTDHQSNSELKYIQRFQSTRLDQTQFQTLLNEVWAQGLLAMCTPFDEESVNIAVDMGFNVLKVASCSAKDWPLLEEIAGAGPPVVCSTGGLTLEDIDNVVSFFQHRAVQFALMHCVSVYPTPDPLMNLNQIQMLRNRYPNIPIGWSTHENPGDTVPVQIAVALGARLFERHIGLETETIKLNAYSSTSQQVDTWLEAYHRAKELCGSKTRPPASEVEQSSLDGLRRGVFAKRSIKKGRELTRDLVYFAMPYVEGQMESGAWKEGYTAVQDMTPDQPVMRDAVEITLNQGLVTLKQAIHEVKALLNEANIQLGSEFKVEYSHHYGLENFRQTGAVLIECINREYCKKLVIQLPGQRHPSHYHARKEETFQILFGILHVNIDGYPRILHPGETILILPGVWHSFWTDTGVVFEEVSTTHYNNDSFYADKRINKLQRSERKTMVDHWGRFQIAQQPAAEKAPEVPLPDPHAQ from the coding sequence ATGATAGACCAAGATTTTAATTTCCATGATTTATTCATATTGGATCTGGCCAATAACCACCAGGGAAGTGTGGAACACGGCTTGGGAATCATCCAATCAACGGCTGAGGTGATCAAACGGCACCAAGTCCGGGCAGCGATTAAATTCCAATTCCGCCAACTCGACACCTTCATTCATACAGATCATCAGTCAAACAGCGAGCTCAAATACATCCAACGATTTCAATCCACCCGATTGGACCAGACCCAGTTCCAAACATTGCTCAATGAAGTATGGGCCCAAGGGCTCCTGGCCATGTGCACCCCCTTCGATGAAGAGTCTGTCAATATTGCCGTCGACATGGGTTTCAATGTGTTGAAGGTCGCCAGTTGTTCAGCCAAGGATTGGCCGCTTCTTGAGGAAATTGCCGGCGCCGGGCCGCCGGTGGTCTGCTCAACCGGTGGACTGACACTGGAGGACATCGATAATGTGGTGAGTTTCTTCCAACATCGGGCTGTGCAATTCGCGCTCATGCATTGCGTGTCGGTTTATCCAACTCCTGACCCGTTGATGAACTTGAATCAAATACAGATGTTGCGCAACCGGTATCCCAATATTCCTATCGGCTGGTCCACGCATGAAAACCCCGGTGATACCGTCCCTGTGCAAATTGCGGTCGCTCTTGGTGCCAGACTGTTCGAACGGCACATTGGACTGGAAACCGAAACCATCAAATTGAATGCCTACTCGTCCACCTCACAACAAGTGGACACCTGGCTGGAAGCCTATCATCGGGCAAAAGAATTGTGTGGCTCAAAAACCCGTCCACCCGCCTCCGAAGTGGAACAGTCCTCATTGGACGGCCTTCGTCGGGGGGTCTTTGCCAAACGATCCATTAAAAAAGGCCGGGAACTCACACGGGACCTTGTGTATTTTGCCATGCCCTACGTCGAAGGGCAGATGGAAAGCGGAGCATGGAAAGAAGGCTATACGGCCGTCCAGGACATGACGCCGGACCAACCGGTCATGCGGGACGCTGTCGAGATCACCCTCAATCAAGGTCTCGTGACCCTTAAACAGGCGATTCACGAAGTCAAAGCCTTACTCAACGAAGCCAACATTCAATTAGGCAGTGAGTTTAAAGTCGAATATTCCCACCACTACGGCCTTGAAAATTTCCGACAAACCGGCGCGGTCCTTATCGAATGCATTAACCGGGAATATTGCAAAAAACTCGTCATTCAATTGCCGGGACAGCGACACCCCTCACATTATCATGCGAGAAAAGAGGAAACATTTCAAATACTGTTTGGCATCCTCCACGTGAATATCGACGGATATCCCCGCATTTTGCATCCCGGTGAAACCATTCTCATCCTACCCGGAGTCTGGCATTCCTTTTGGACAGACACCGGGGTTGTCTTTGAAGAAGTATCCACCACCCACTATAACAACGATTCCTTCTATGCCGACAAACGAATCAATAAGCTGCAACGATCTGAGCGGAAAACAATGGTTGATCATTGGGGTCGGTTTCAAATCGCCCAGCAGCCAGCAGCAGAAAAGGCTCCCGAGGTGCCATTGCCCGATCCTCACGCGCAATGA